A region from the Acuticoccus sediminis genome encodes:
- the nanR gene encoding transcriptional regulator NanR — MNRRLGDEPASDRIVRRKLSDQVFERLHAMIGSELKPGDVLPSERDLMERFGVGRPAIREALQSLQNKGLITIAHGERSRVNVLSTDLAVEQMNEVARLLLSTEPSNLDYLKEARRLFETGVVGIAARNATAEDVADLRSLVGEQASHLGDAPAFVAVDMRFHVRIAALTGNPIIVTVSDAMLRWLFEYHHSLLHWSGNEDVTLAEHARIVDLIEAGDADGAVEAMRAHLDRSDALYVHRS, encoded by the coding sequence GTGAACCGACGCTTGGGAGATGAGCCGGCCTCGGATCGCATCGTCCGTCGAAAGCTGTCCGATCAGGTCTTCGAGCGGTTGCACGCGATGATCGGCAGCGAGCTGAAGCCCGGCGACGTGCTCCCCTCCGAGCGCGACCTGATGGAGCGCTTCGGCGTCGGCCGTCCGGCGATCCGCGAGGCGCTGCAGTCGCTCCAGAACAAGGGCCTCATCACCATCGCCCATGGCGAGCGGAGCCGCGTCAACGTCCTCTCCACCGACCTTGCGGTCGAGCAGATGAACGAGGTGGCGCGGCTGCTGCTCTCCACCGAGCCGTCCAACCTCGACTACCTCAAGGAGGCGCGCCGGCTGTTCGAGACCGGCGTCGTCGGCATCGCCGCGCGCAATGCGACGGCCGAGGACGTCGCCGACCTGCGCAGCCTCGTCGGCGAGCAGGCGAGCCACCTCGGGGACGCGCCGGCGTTCGTGGCGGTCGACATGCGCTTCCACGTGCGCATCGCCGCGCTCACCGGGAATCCGATCATCGTCACGGTGAGCGATGCCATGCTGCGCTGGCTCTTCGAGTACCACCATTCGCTGCTGCACTGGTCCGGCAACGAGGACGTCACGCTCGCCGAGCACGCCCGGATCGTCGATCTCATCGAGGCGGGGGACGCCGACGGTGCCGTGGAGGCGATGCGCGCCCACCTCGACCGTTCCGACGCGCTCTACGTCCACCGAAGCTGA
- a CDS encoding four-carbon acid sugar kinase family protein, with protein sequence MANLPHRVLTFYGDDFTGSSAVMEVMTFAGLPTVMFLKPPDPAHLERFADYRGIGVASTARSMGPAWMDANLPEAFAALKALGAPVNHYKVCSTFDSAAGTGSIGRAIELGAAAFGPRVVPLVTAAPAIGRWQAFGNLFAAFGDGIFRLDRHPVMSRHPATPMHEADLARHLAAQTDWPVGLVDLVSLKAGRGGAALEAAREAGSRIVSLDVVDEETLAAVGEAMWQEARAHGLFAAGSQGVEYALIAHWRAAGLLPPAGATAPVAPVERMIAVSGSVSPTTAGQIAHAEANGFHIEPLDVAATVDPARWECALDAACDAASAAIGAGRIPLVVTARGPDDPAVARFNAALAETGTDRAEASARIGRGLGRIVRELVAAHGLTRAVISGGDTSGYATSELGVTALSALAPLAPGAPLCRTYADAPEFDGLELALKGGQMGAKDFFVASTGRMTRAAGRVG encoded by the coding sequence ATGGCGAACCTCCCGCACCGCGTCCTGACCTTCTACGGCGACGACTTCACAGGCTCGTCCGCGGTGATGGAGGTGATGACCTTCGCGGGTCTGCCCACCGTCATGTTCCTGAAACCGCCGGACCCGGCCCACCTCGAACGGTTCGCCGACTATCGCGGCATCGGCGTTGCGAGCACCGCGCGGTCGATGGGGCCGGCGTGGATGGACGCGAACCTCCCGGAGGCGTTTGCCGCGCTGAAGGCGCTCGGCGCGCCGGTGAACCACTACAAGGTCTGCTCCACGTTCGACTCCGCCGCCGGGACCGGCTCTATCGGCCGTGCCATCGAGCTGGGCGCCGCGGCGTTCGGCCCGCGGGTCGTGCCGCTCGTGACGGCCGCGCCGGCGATCGGGCGCTGGCAGGCGTTCGGCAACCTCTTCGCCGCGTTCGGCGACGGCATCTTCCGCCTCGACCGGCATCCGGTGATGTCGCGCCATCCCGCGACGCCGATGCACGAGGCGGACCTCGCCCGCCACCTCGCCGCACAGACGGACTGGCCCGTCGGCCTCGTCGACCTCGTCTCGCTCAAGGCGGGCCGGGGCGGGGCCGCGCTCGAGGCGGCGCGGGAGGCCGGATCGCGGATCGTCTCGCTCGACGTCGTCGACGAGGAGACGCTGGCGGCGGTCGGGGAGGCGATGTGGCAGGAGGCGAGGGCGCACGGCCTCTTCGCGGCCGGCAGCCAGGGCGTCGAATATGCGCTGATCGCCCACTGGCGAGCGGCCGGCCTGCTGCCGCCGGCCGGGGCGACCGCCCCCGTCGCACCGGTAGAGCGGATGATCGCGGTGTCGGGCTCGGTGTCGCCGACGACCGCGGGCCAGATCGCCCACGCCGAGGCGAACGGGTTCCATATCGAGCCGCTCGACGTCGCCGCGACCGTCGACCCCGCGCGCTGGGAATGCGCGCTCGACGCGGCGTGCGATGCCGCGTCGGCGGCGATCGGCGCCGGACGCATCCCCCTCGTCGTCACCGCGCGGGGGCCGGACGACCCCGCCGTGGCGCGCTTCAACGCGGCTCTCGCCGAGACCGGGACAGACCGCGCGGAGGCGTCGGCGCGAATCGGGCGCGGGCTGGGGCGGATCGTGCGCGAGCTCGTCGCCGCGCATGGCCTCACGCGTGCCGTCATCAGCGGCGGCGACACCTCGGGCTACGCGACGTCGGAGCTGGGCGTCACGGCGCTCTCCGCCCTCGCGCCGCTCGCGCCGGGGGCTCCGCTCTGCCGCACCTACGCCGATGCGCCGGAGTTCGACGGGCTCGAACTCGCGCTCAAGGGGGGACAGATGGGTGCAAAAGACTTCTTCGTCGCGAGCACGGGTCGTATGACGCGAGCGGCGGGGCGCGTCGGATAG
- a CDS encoding ribulose-bisphosphate carboxylase large subunit family protein — MAGEQSSGTFVSVPGESAELKARSAARVVSCEVMATDLPQSVPSAGVDPARRASRARVTLSWPLDNIGPSLPNLVATVAGNLFELRQVAGLRLEALRLPPAFAEAYPGPAFGVGGTRRLAGVEAGPLIGTIIKPSIGFDPAQTADLVDTLCAAGIDFVKDDELQSAGPTCPFEARVDAVMRAVDAHADRTGRKVMVAFNLTGDLDEMRRRHDHVLAAGGTCVMASLNSVGIVGMVELRRHSALPIHAHRNGWGYLSRHPSLGWSFPAWSALWRLAGADHMHVNGLANKFAEEDGSVIAAARSCAEPLVDGAPMTVMPVFSSGQTVWQAAGTYEALGTADLIHCSGGGILAHPDGPAAGVQALRHAWEAAIAGRPLADAAATDPALAGAMTLKA; from the coding sequence ATGGCGGGCGAGCAGTCGAGCGGCACGTTCGTCTCCGTCCCCGGCGAGAGCGCCGAGCTGAAGGCCCGCTCGGCGGCCCGTGTCGTCTCCTGCGAGGTGATGGCGACGGACCTGCCGCAGTCGGTTCCCAGCGCGGGCGTCGACCCTGCGCGCCGGGCCTCGCGCGCCCGTGTCACGCTGTCCTGGCCGCTCGACAACATCGGCCCGTCGCTGCCGAACCTCGTCGCGACGGTCGCGGGCAATCTCTTCGAGCTGCGGCAGGTGGCGGGGCTCCGCCTCGAGGCGCTGCGGCTGCCGCCCGCCTTCGCCGAGGCCTATCCCGGCCCCGCCTTCGGGGTCGGCGGGACGCGGCGGCTCGCGGGGGTGGAGGCCGGACCGCTGATCGGCACCATCATCAAGCCCTCCATCGGCTTCGATCCCGCCCAGACGGCGGACCTCGTGGACACGCTCTGCGCCGCGGGGATCGACTTCGTGAAGGACGACGAGCTGCAGTCCGCCGGCCCGACCTGCCCGTTCGAGGCGCGCGTCGACGCCGTCATGCGGGCCGTCGACGCCCATGCCGACAGGACCGGCCGGAAGGTGATGGTCGCCTTCAACCTCACCGGCGACCTCGACGAGATGCGCCGCCGGCACGACCACGTCCTCGCCGCGGGCGGGACGTGCGTGATGGCGAGCCTCAACTCGGTCGGGATCGTCGGCATGGTGGAGTTGCGGCGCCACTCCGCGCTGCCGATCCATGCGCACCGCAACGGGTGGGGGTACCTGTCACGCCATCCCTCGCTCGGCTGGTCGTTCCCCGCGTGGTCGGCGCTCTGGCGGCTCGCCGGGGCGGACCACATGCACGTCAACGGCCTCGCCAACAAATTCGCCGAGGAGGACGGGAGTGTCATCGCGGCGGCCCGGTCGTGCGCCGAGCCGCTCGTCGACGGCGCGCCGATGACGGTGATGCCGGTGTTCTCCTCCGGTCAGACGGTGTGGCAGGCGGCGGGCACCTACGAGGCGCTGGGGACGGCGGACCTCATCCACTGCTCCGGCGGCGGGATCCTGGCGCATCCGGACGGGCCGGCGGCCGGCGTCCAGGCGCTGCGGCACGCGTGGGAGGCGGCGATTGCCGGTCGTCCCCTCGCCGATGCGGCCGCCACCGATCCCGCGCTCGCCGGCGCGATGACCCTGAAGGCGTGA
- a CDS encoding Gfo/Idh/MocA family protein: MLKGALIGCGYFAENHLHAWRQVPDAAIVALCDTDPARLAAASQTFSIGRTYTSLEAMLAAEALDFVDIATGPRTHRALVEAVASHGGIAIICQKPIARTMADAEAMVAACAAAGVPFAIHENFRWQTPIRAVKAAMQEGAVGTPFFGRCSFRSAFDVYARQPYLATDERFIVEDLGIHILDIARFLFGEVAHLSATTKRVNPAIRAEDVATVLMGHANGVTSVVDCSYATALPHERFPQTLVEVDGSEGTLRLDADYRLTVHRRDGGTTVRDVAPRPLDWAAAPAHLIQESVLAFQRDAARCLAEGRLPETSGTDNLKTFALVQAVYRSAEGPMTRVEP, encoded by the coding sequence ATGCTGAAGGGCGCGCTCATCGGCTGCGGCTACTTCGCCGAGAACCACCTCCACGCCTGGCGACAGGTGCCGGACGCGGCGATCGTCGCCCTGTGCGACACCGACCCGGCACGGCTCGCCGCCGCATCGCAGACGTTCAGCATTGGCCGGACCTACACCTCGCTGGAGGCGATGCTGGCGGCGGAGGCGCTCGATTTCGTCGACATCGCCACCGGGCCACGCACGCACCGCGCATTGGTGGAGGCGGTGGCGTCCCACGGCGGCATCGCGATCATCTGCCAGAAGCCCATCGCCCGGACGATGGCGGACGCCGAGGCGATGGTGGCGGCCTGCGCGGCCGCGGGCGTTCCTTTCGCCATCCACGAGAACTTCCGCTGGCAGACGCCCATCCGCGCGGTGAAGGCGGCGATGCAGGAGGGGGCGGTCGGCACACCTTTCTTCGGCCGCTGCTCCTTCCGCTCGGCCTTCGACGTCTATGCCCGCCAGCCCTACCTCGCGACGGACGAGCGCTTCATCGTCGAGGACCTCGGCATCCATATCCTCGACATCGCGCGGTTCCTGTTCGGCGAGGTGGCTCATCTGTCGGCGACGACGAAGCGGGTGAACCCGGCGATCCGCGCCGAGGACGTCGCCACCGTCCTGATGGGGCACGCGAACGGCGTCACCTCCGTCGTCGACTGCTCCTACGCCACCGCGCTGCCGCACGAGCGTTTCCCGCAGACGCTGGTGGAGGTGGACGGCAGCGAGGGCACGCTGCGCCTCGACGCCGACTATCGCCTGACGGTCCACCGCAGGGACGGCGGGACGACGGTGCGGGACGTTGCGCCCCGTCCCCTCGACTGGGCGGCGGCACCGGCGCACCTCATCCAGGAGAGCGTCCTCGCCTTCCAGCGGGATGCCGCCCGGTGCCTCGCCGAAGGGCGCCTGCCCGAGACTTCGGGGACCGACAACCTCAAGACGTTCGCGCTGGTCCAGGCGGTGTACCGTTCCGCCGAAGGACCGATGACGCGCGTGGAGCCATAG
- a CDS encoding ABC transporter permease, whose amino-acid sequence MTTGTMEAAGAGRNVSIGMLLLKGRTFIALIAVIVFFSFAAPNFLSPANLVIMSEHVALNAFLAIGMTFVIITGGIDLSVGSIVGLCGMVAGYLVLNGIDLGPVGYTVFFNTYEIVLITLGVGILVGLVNGLLITKLNVAPFIATLGTLYVARGLALLSSDGGTFPNLSGKEAYGTASYPWIGSGNILGIPFSIWMLIVVGCLAAYIAQRTPLGRHIYAVGGNERAAALSGVKVDRVKLFVYMFSGFCAAIVGIVISSQLVAAHPATGETFELNAIAAAVLGGTSMSGGRGRIAGTIVGAFVIGILSDGLVMMGVSSFWQTVIKGVVIIAAVVVDQFQQRLQQRAALQRQAALG is encoded by the coding sequence ATGACGACCGGGACCATGGAGGCGGCGGGCGCCGGCCGGAACGTCAGCATCGGCATGCTGCTCCTCAAGGGGCGGACGTTCATCGCGCTGATCGCGGTCATCGTCTTCTTCTCGTTCGCCGCGCCGAACTTCCTGTCGCCGGCCAACCTCGTCATCATGTCCGAGCATGTGGCGCTGAACGCGTTCCTCGCCATCGGCATGACGTTCGTCATCATCACCGGCGGCATCGACCTTTCGGTCGGCTCCATCGTGGGGCTCTGCGGGATGGTGGCGGGCTACCTCGTGCTGAACGGGATCGACCTCGGCCCGGTCGGCTACACGGTGTTCTTCAACACCTACGAGATCGTCCTCATCACGCTCGGCGTCGGCATCCTCGTCGGTCTCGTCAACGGGCTGCTGATCACCAAGCTCAACGTGGCGCCGTTCATCGCGACGCTCGGCACGCTCTACGTGGCGCGGGGGCTGGCACTGCTGTCGTCGGACGGCGGCACCTTCCCGAACCTCTCGGGCAAGGAGGCGTACGGGACCGCGTCCTATCCGTGGATCGGCTCGGGCAACATCCTGGGGATCCCGTTCTCCATCTGGATGCTCATCGTCGTCGGCTGCCTCGCGGCGTACATCGCCCAGCGCACGCCCCTCGGGCGGCACATCTACGCGGTCGGCGGCAACGAGCGGGCCGCCGCGCTGTCGGGCGTGAAGGTCGATCGAGTCAAGCTCTTCGTCTACATGTTCTCGGGCTTCTGCGCGGCGATCGTCGGCATCGTCATCTCGTCCCAGCTCGTTGCCGCGCACCCTGCGACGGGCGAGACGTTCGAGCTCAACGCCATCGCGGCCGCGGTCCTCGGCGGCACGTCGATGTCGGGCGGGCGCGGGCGGATTGCCGGGACCATCGTCGGCGCCTTCGTCATCGGCATCCTCTCGGACGGGCTCGTGATGATGGGCGTCTCGTCGTTCTGGCAGACGGTGATCAAGGGCGTCGTCATCATCGCGGCCGTGGTCGTCGACCAGTTCCAGCAGCGCCTGCAGCAGCGCGCCGCCCTGCAGCGCCAGGCGGCGCTCGGCTGA
- a CDS encoding sugar ABC transporter ATP-binding protein, giving the protein MSEAGDIVVSVRGASKVYPGTRALDHVDFDVRRGMVNVLVGENGAGKSTLMKIIAGVEKPTEGEVLVDGTPVQFDSPADAARHGIGIVFQELNLFPNLSIAENIFIGREKTRAGIDIDARRQREMAAALMARLEHDNPPDMPVADLRIGEQQIVEIAKVLSQDARVIIMDEPTSALSAAEVEILFRVIGELKAAGTAIVYISHRLEELVRVGDWITVLRDGKVTGSRPMAEVDVDWIVRAMIGARSKDFAKTVQHAFGGTVLDVDGMTLPRRGGGYKVDHVSLTLRAGEIVGIYGLMGAGRSELFDCIMGREHAATGKVVLAGKDISGRSIHGRIEAGIALIPEDRKAEGLVQILPVSENMSLSSLNRFVRLFHLDVGAEKRTIADYVRRLAVKVADVANPVSSLSGGNQQKVVIGKALMTGPKVLLMDEPSRGIDIGAKAEVFRVMRELAAEGLGILFVTSDLQEVMELSDRIIVMSNGRITGELSIAEADEPTIVRLSSVGHGPHHAPIEENAA; this is encoded by the coding sequence GTGAGCGAGGCGGGGGACATCGTCGTCTCGGTGCGCGGGGCGAGCAAGGTCTATCCGGGCACACGGGCGCTGGACCACGTGGACTTCGACGTGCGCCGCGGCATGGTCAATGTGCTGGTCGGCGAGAACGGGGCGGGCAAGTCGACCCTGATGAAGATCATCGCCGGGGTGGAGAAGCCGACCGAGGGCGAGGTGCTGGTCGACGGCACTCCGGTCCAGTTCGACAGCCCGGCGGACGCCGCCCGGCACGGCATCGGCATCGTCTTCCAGGAGCTGAACCTCTTCCCGAACCTCTCGATCGCCGAGAACATCTTCATCGGCCGCGAGAAGACGCGTGCGGGAATCGACATCGACGCCCGCCGCCAGCGGGAGATGGCGGCCGCACTGATGGCGAGGCTCGAGCACGACAACCCGCCCGACATGCCGGTCGCGGACCTGCGCATCGGCGAGCAGCAGATCGTCGAGATCGCCAAGGTGCTTTCCCAGGACGCGCGCGTCATCATCATGGACGAGCCGACGTCGGCGCTGTCGGCTGCGGAGGTGGAGATCCTTTTCCGCGTCATCGGCGAGCTGAAGGCCGCGGGGACGGCCATCGTCTACATCTCGCACCGCCTCGAGGAGCTGGTGCGGGTCGGCGACTGGATCACGGTGCTGCGCGACGGCAAGGTCACCGGCAGCCGGCCGATGGCCGAGGTCGACGTCGACTGGATCGTGCGCGCCATGATCGGCGCCCGCTCCAAGGACTTCGCCAAGACGGTCCAGCACGCGTTCGGCGGCACCGTCCTCGACGTCGACGGCATGACCCTGCCGCGCCGGGGCGGAGGCTACAAGGTCGACCACGTCTCGCTGACGCTCAGGGCGGGCGAGATCGTCGGGATCTACGGCCTCATGGGCGCCGGCCGGTCCGAGCTCTTCGACTGCATCATGGGCCGCGAGCATGCGGCCACCGGGAAGGTCGTTCTCGCCGGAAAGGACATCTCGGGACGCTCCATCCACGGCCGGATCGAGGCGGGTATCGCGCTCATCCCCGAGGACCGCAAGGCGGAGGGGCTCGTCCAGATCCTCCCCGTCTCGGAGAACATGAGCCTGTCGAGTCTCAACCGCTTCGTGCGCCTCTTCCACCTCGACGTCGGGGCGGAGAAGCGCACCATCGCCGACTACGTGCGCCGGCTCGCGGTGAAGGTGGCGGACGTCGCCAACCCGGTATCGTCGCTGTCGGGCGGGAACCAGCAGAAGGTCGTCATCGGCAAGGCGCTGATGACGGGGCCGAAGGTCCTCCTCATGGACGAGCCGTCGCGCGGCATCGACATCGGCGCCAAGGCCGAGGTCTTCCGCGTGATGCGCGAGCTTGCGGCGGAGGGGCTCGGCATCCTCTTCGTCACCTCCGACCTGCAGGAGGTGATGGAGCTGTCCGACCGCATCATCGTCATGTCCAACGGCAGGATCACCGGCGAGCTGTCCATCGCCGAGGCCGACGAGCCGACCATCGTGCGCCTGTCCTCCGTCGGCCACGGTCCCCACCACGCACCGATCGAGGAGAACGCCGCATGA
- a CDS encoding DUF2291 family protein translates to MRRTGLALLLALGLTGCKFVETAELTAAAEAAATARQAKTASLDDWSGKVLPHMRDKAVPVATVAAALARGLEDAGAQYGYREGGEGTPFSYAVVVDGKIVEANTESRAATAGVDTDGDGAADVTLQLGPVIRGTAIRDVLPFISFTDFENQIEFAQVAKALNTEAYDTVLADLPRDALVGSTVHAIGAVTVRKAGETLLVTPVEIGIEAAS, encoded by the coding sequence GTGCGACGAACAGGCCTTGCGCTGCTGCTGGCGCTGGGGCTCACCGGCTGCAAGTTCGTGGAGACGGCCGAGCTGACCGCCGCCGCCGAGGCCGCCGCGACCGCGCGCCAGGCGAAGACGGCGTCGCTCGACGACTGGTCCGGCAAGGTCCTGCCGCACATGCGTGATAAGGCGGTCCCCGTCGCCACCGTCGCCGCGGCGCTCGCCAGGGGCCTCGAGGACGCCGGCGCGCAGTACGGCTACCGCGAGGGCGGGGAGGGTACGCCCTTCAGCTACGCGGTGGTCGTCGACGGCAAGATCGTCGAGGCCAACACCGAGTCGCGCGCCGCGACCGCCGGCGTCGACACCGACGGCGACGGGGCGGCGGACGTCACGCTGCAGCTCGGCCCGGTGATCCGCGGCACCGCGATCCGCGACGTCCTGCCGTTCATCTCCTTCACCGACTTCGAGAACCAGATCGAATTCGCCCAGGTCGCCAAGGCCCTCAACACCGAAGCCTACGATACCGTGCTGGCCGACCTGCCACGCGACGCGCTCGTCGGCAGCACCGTGCACGCCATCGGCGCCGTCACCGTGCGCAAGGCCGGGGAGACGCTGCTCGTGACGCCGGTCGAGATCGGCATCGAGGCGGCGTCGTGA
- a CDS encoding D-ribose ABC transporter substrate-binding protein, with protein sequence MRFSTTLLSAAFAAAAAFAIPATASAEGIIAIITPSHDNPFFKAEAEGAASKAEELGYEPLVLVHDDDPNKQNQLFDTAIARGAVAIVLDNAGADASVAPVKKAKEAGIPSFLIDREINESGIAVSQIVSNNYQGAQLGGEEFVRLMGEAGKFAELVGKESDTNAGIRSAGYHDIIDQYPDLEMVAQESANWSQPEAFQKMQTILQAHPDIKGVISGNDTMAMGAWAALQQAGRDDVIVVGFDGSNDVRDSILAGGIKATVLQPAYRQAEMAVEQAHKYLADGETGQPEKQLMDLVLINEENADKLETFALGD encoded by the coding sequence ATGCGTTTCAGCACCACGCTTCTGTCGGCGGCATTCGCCGCGGCGGCAGCCTTCGCCATCCCCGCCACGGCCTCGGCCGAGGGCATCATCGCGATCATCACGCCCAGCCACGACAACCCGTTCTTCAAGGCCGAGGCGGAGGGGGCCGCCTCCAAGGCCGAGGAGCTCGGCTACGAGCCGCTCGTCCTCGTCCACGATGACGACCCGAACAAGCAGAACCAGCTCTTCGACACGGCGATCGCCCGTGGCGCGGTCGCGATCGTCCTCGACAATGCCGGCGCGGATGCGTCCGTGGCGCCGGTGAAGAAGGCGAAGGAGGCGGGGATCCCGTCGTTCCTGATCGACCGCGAGATCAACGAGAGCGGTATCGCGGTCTCGCAGATCGTCTCCAACAACTACCAGGGCGCGCAGCTCGGCGGCGAGGAGTTCGTGCGGCTGATGGGCGAGGCGGGCAAGTTCGCCGAACTCGTCGGCAAGGAGTCCGACACCAACGCGGGCATCCGCTCGGCGGGCTACCACGACATCATCGACCAGTATCCGGACCTCGAGATGGTCGCGCAGGAGTCGGCCAACTGGAGCCAGCCGGAAGCGTTCCAGAAGATGCAGACGATCCTGCAGGCCCACCCGGACATCAAGGGCGTCATTTCCGGCAACGACACGATGGCGATGGGCGCCTGGGCCGCGCTCCAGCAGGCGGGCCGGGACGACGTGATCGTGGTGGGCTTCGACGGCTCCAACGACGTGCGCGACTCCATCCTCGCGGGCGGCATCAAGGCGACGGTGCTGCAGCCGGCCTACCGTCAGGCCGAGATGGCCGTGGAGCAGGCGCACAAGTACCTCGCCGACGGCGAGACCGGCCAGCCCGAGAAGCAGCTCATGGATCTCGTCCTCATCAACGAGGAGAACGCGGACAAGCTCGAGACCTTCGCGCTCGGCGACTGA
- a CDS encoding phosphogluconate dehydrogenase C-terminal domain-containing protein, protein MKLALLGAGGKMGVRLANNLVGSGYDVAYVEVSDVGRKRLKDAIGADCVDLDTAVKGAGAVVLAVPDTLIGKVAGPLVPKLDPGTVVICLDAAAPHAGHLPERADISYFVTHPCHPPIFGDEPDIDALRDHFGGIAAKQSIVNALMQGPEEHYAVGEAIAKTIWKPILRSHRVTVEQMALLEPGLSETVAATLLLAMRQAMDEVVARGVDKEAARDFLLGHMNVLGAVIFEEVEGVFSDACNKAIENAMPVLMQPDWKKVFEPDEIMESIRRIT, encoded by the coding sequence ATGAAGCTTGCTCTCCTCGGCGCCGGCGGAAAAATGGGCGTGAGGCTCGCCAACAACCTCGTCGGCTCCGGTTATGACGTCGCGTACGTCGAGGTGTCGGACGTCGGCCGGAAGCGCCTCAAGGACGCCATCGGCGCCGACTGCGTCGACCTCGATACCGCCGTCAAAGGCGCCGGCGCCGTCGTCCTCGCCGTGCCGGACACTCTGATCGGCAAGGTCGCCGGGCCGCTCGTGCCGAAGCTCGACCCGGGCACCGTCGTCATCTGCCTCGACGCCGCGGCCCCGCACGCCGGCCACCTTCCCGAGCGGGCGGACATTTCCTATTTCGTCACGCACCCGTGCCATCCGCCGATCTTCGGCGACGAGCCGGACATCGACGCGCTGCGGGACCATTTCGGCGGCATCGCGGCGAAGCAGTCGATCGTCAACGCGCTGATGCAGGGGCCGGAGGAGCATTACGCCGTCGGCGAGGCCATCGCGAAGACGATCTGGAAGCCCATCCTGCGCTCCCACCGCGTGACGGTGGAGCAGATGGCGCTGCTGGAACCGGGCCTCTCGGAGACCGTCGCCGCCACGCTGCTGCTGGCGATGCGGCAGGCGATGGACGAGGTCGTCGCCCGCGGCGTCGACAAGGAGGCCGCGCGGGACTTCCTGCTCGGCCACATGAACGTCCTCGGAGCGGTGATCTTCGAGGAGGTCGAGGGCGTGTTCTCCGACGCCTGCAACAAGGCGATCGAGAACGCGATGCCCGTCCTGATGCAGCCCGACTGGAAGAAGGTCTTCGAGCCGGACGAGATCATGGAGAGCATCCGCCGGATCACCTGA
- a CDS encoding efflux RND transporter periplasmic adaptor subunit, with protein MAMLQRCLTVAVICLIASGARAETLECLIEPDLVIELATPVEGVIDEMVVDRGDRVDAGDVVARLDSQLERIAVEMAKEKAEDDSSVRASASRLLNQTRTLERTQTLFERRTVPQATLEEAQMLREVREIEHSSTERQLAMAQVELKRAETVLERRAVKSPIAGVVLERLLQAGEYAHEQANIARIARIDPLRIEVFAPIRLFASVKVGDPVTIHPIEPVGGSYVGKVDVVDQVFDPASGTFGVRITLPNPGEKIPSGLRCTADFAPDS; from the coding sequence ATGGCCATGTTGCAGCGCTGTTTGACCGTGGCGGTGATCTGCCTGATCGCCTCCGGCGCACGGGCGGAGACGCTGGAGTGCCTCATCGAGCCCGACCTCGTCATCGAGCTCGCGACCCCGGTGGAAGGGGTGATCGACGAGATGGTCGTCGACCGCGGCGACCGGGTGGACGCTGGCGACGTGGTGGCCAGGCTCGACTCCCAGCTCGAGCGCATCGCCGTCGAGATGGCGAAGGAGAAGGCGGAGGACGACAGCTCGGTGCGCGCGTCGGCATCGCGCCTCCTCAACCAGACGCGCACGCTCGAGCGCACCCAGACCCTGTTCGAGCGACGCACCGTCCCCCAGGCGACCCTCGAGGAGGCGCAGATGCTGCGGGAGGTGCGCGAGATCGAGCATTCCTCGACCGAGCGGCAGCTCGCCATGGCGCAGGTGGAGCTGAAGCGGGCGGAGACGGTGCTGGAGCGCCGGGCGGTGAAGAGCCCGATCGCCGGCGTCGTGCTGGAACGGCTGCTGCAGGCGGGCGAATACGCGCACGAGCAGGCCAACATCGCCAGGATCGCGCGGATCGACCCGCTGCGGATCGAGGTCTTCGCGCCGATCCGCCTCTTCGCGTCGGTCAAGGTCGGCGACCCGGTGACGATCCATCCGATCGAGCCGGTCGGCGGCAGCTACGTCGGCAAGGTCGACGTGGTCGACCAGGTGTTCGACCCGGCGAGCGGCACCTTCGGCGTGCGCATCACGTTGCCGAACCCCGGCGAGAAGATCCCGTCGGGCCTGCGCTGCACGGCGGACTTCGCCCCCGACAGCTGA